The proteins below come from a single Fusobacterium nucleatum genomic window:
- a CDS encoding L-threonylcarbamoyladenylate synthase: MEKYIKIDRISDISDDKWTLLSQEIKKGSLIIYPTDTVYGLGAIVTNEQSINNVYLAKSRSFSSPLIALLSSVDKVEEVANVSDKNRELLKKLAKAFWPGALTVILKRKKHIPSIMVSGGDTIGVRIPNLDLAIKIIDLAGGILATTSANISGEATPKSYDELSEAIKSKVDILIDSGECKLGEASTIIDLTSDIPKILRKGAISIEEIEKIIGRVG, encoded by the coding sequence ATGGAAAAATATATAAAAATTGATAGAATCTCTGATATCAGTGATGATAAGTGGACTTTATTATCACAAGAAATAAAAAAAGGTTCTCTTATTATTTATCCAACTGATACTGTCTATGGTTTAGGTGCTATTGTTACTAATGAACAAAGTATAAATAATGTCTATCTTGCAAAGAGTAGAAGTTTTTCTTCTCCTCTTATTGCACTTTTAAGTTCTGTTGATAAGGTTGAAGAAGTTGCCAATGTTTCTGATAAAAATAGAGAGCTATTAAAAAAATTAGCCAAGGCTTTCTGGCCAGGTGCATTAACTGTGATACTAAAAAGAAAAAAGCATATACCTAGTATTATGGTTTCTGGTGGAGATACTATTGGTGTGAGAATACCTAATCTTGATTTAGCTATAAAAATTATTGATTTAGCAGGAGGTATTTTAGCTACAACAAGTGCTAATATTTCAGGAGAAGCTACCCCTAAGTCTTATGATGAATTATCTGAGGCTATAAAATCAAAAGTTGATATTTTGATAGATTCTGGGGAATGTAAATTAGGTGAAGCTTCAACTATAATTGATTTAACTTCTGATATTCCTAAAATACTTAGAAAAGGTGCAATATCAATAGAAGAAATTGAAAAAATAATTGGAAGAGTGGGGTGA
- a CDS encoding queuosine precursor transporter, giving the protein MMHNIFLWFLMLVINFSCILFAYKKFGKIGLYIWVPISTILANVQVVILVNLFGLEATLGNILYAGGFLITDILSENYGKKAANTAVKIGFFSLIATTLIMQCAIHFKPLDIPEGLAIFESVKGIFSLLPRLTIASLIAYLISQFHDVWLYHKIREFFPEKKFIWLRNNGSTMLSQLIDNVVFTTIAFYGVYPIDVMFNIFLSTYIIKFIVAICDTPFVYIADKMFRDKKIPEDI; this is encoded by the coding sequence ATGATGCACAATATATTTCTTTGGTTTTTAATGCTGGTAATTAATTTTTCTTGCATACTTTTTGCTTATAAAAAATTTGGAAAGATAGGACTATACATTTGGGTTCCAATTTCTACAATTTTAGCAAATGTACAAGTTGTTATACTTGTAAATCTTTTTGGTTTAGAAGCAACTCTTGGAAATATACTATATGCAGGAGGATTTTTAATAACTGATATTTTAAGTGAAAACTATGGTAAAAAAGCTGCTAATACAGCAGTAAAAATTGGTTTTTTCTCTTTGATAGCAACAACTTTAATAATGCAATGTGCTATACACTTTAAACCTCTTGATATCCCAGAAGGTCTAGCTATATTTGAAAGTGTAAAGGGGATATTTTCATTATTGCCAAGACTAACTATTGCTTCGCTTATTGCATATTTAATATCTCAATTTCACGATGTTTGGTTATATCACAAAATTAGAGAATTCTTTCCTGAAAAAAAGTTTATCTGGCTTAGAAATAATGGAAGTACAATGTTAAGTCAACTTATAGACAATGTGGTATTTACAACTATTGCTTTCTATGGAGTGTACCCAATAGATGTAATGTTTAATATATTCTTATCAACATATATAATTAAATTTATTGTTGCTATCTGTGATACACCTTTTGTATATATTGCTGATAAGATGTTTAGAGATAAGAAAATTCCTGAGGATATTTAA
- a CDS encoding glycine betaine ABC transporter substrate-binding protein, whose protein sequence is MISQLIKLLTEDFKFFLNLTVEHILISLLAISIASLLGIILGIIISEYRKFSGLILGTVNILYTIPSIALLGFFITITGVGNTTALIALIIYALLPIIRSTYTGIITINPLIIEASEGMGSTKLQQLFKVKIPLALPVLMSGIRNMVTMTIALAGIASFVGAGGLGVAIYRGITTNNSAMTFLGSLLIAILALVFDFILGLIEKRLTNHKRIKYKINLKVIILGLFIVIFGIYFSLNSKKDKTINIATKPMTEGYILGQMLTELIEQDTDLKVNITNGVGGGTSNIHPAIVKGEFDLYPEYTGTSWEAVLKKEGSYDESKFDELQKEYKEKYNLEYANLYGFNNTYGLAVNKDIAEKYNLKTYSDLAKVSNNLVFGAEYDFFEREDGYKELQKVYNMDFKKKIDMDIGLKYQAMKDKKIDVMVIFTTDGQLAISDVVVLEDDKKMYPSYRAGTVIRSEILSKYPELKPVLEKLNNILDDKIMADLNYQVESKGKKPEDVAREYLQEKGLLEAR, encoded by the coding sequence ATGATAAGTCAATTAATAAAATTATTAACAGAAGATTTTAAATTTTTTCTTAATCTAACAGTGGAACATATTTTAATTTCATTGTTAGCTATAAGTATTGCTAGTCTATTAGGTATTATTCTAGGAATAATAATCAGCGAATATAGAAAATTTTCAGGATTAATATTGGGAACTGTTAATATACTATATACTATACCCTCAATAGCACTATTAGGATTTTTTATCACTATCACAGGAGTTGGGAATACAACAGCACTTATTGCTTTAATAATATATGCACTTTTACCAATAATAAGAAGTACATACACAGGAATTATAACTATAAATCCTTTAATTATTGAGGCATCAGAGGGAATGGGAAGTACAAAATTACAACAACTATTCAAAGTTAAAATACCATTAGCATTACCAGTTTTGATGTCAGGTATTAGAAATATGGTTACAATGACAATAGCACTTGCAGGGATAGCATCATTTGTTGGAGCAGGAGGCTTAGGAGTTGCTATTTATAGAGGAATAACAACTAATAATTCAGCTATGACTTTTCTAGGGAGTTTACTTATAGCAATCTTAGCTTTAGTTTTTGATTTTATACTGGGACTTATAGAAAAAAGGTTGACTAATCATAAAAGGATAAAATATAAAATAAACTTAAAAGTTATAATTCTAGGACTTTTTATAGTGATATTTGGAATATATTTTTCTTTAAATTCAAAGAAGGATAAAACTATAAATATTGCAACAAAACCTATGACAGAGGGCTATATCTTAGGACAAATGCTAACTGAGCTTATAGAACAAGATACAGATTTAAAAGTTAATATCACAAATGGAGTTGGAGGAGGAACTTCCAATATACACCCTGCAATAGTTAAAGGTGAGTTTGATTTATATCCTGAATATACAGGAACTTCTTGGGAAGCAGTCTTAAAGAAAGAAGGTAGCTATGATGAAAGTAAGTTTGATGAATTACAAAAAGAATATAAAGAAAAATATAACTTAGAATATGCAAATTTATATGGTTTTAATAATACTTATGGTTTAGCAGTAAATAAGGATATTGCAGAAAAATATAATTTAAAAACATATAGTGATTTAGCAAAAGTATCAAATAATTTAGTTTTTGGAGCAGAATATGATTTCTTTGAAAGAGAAGATGGCTATAAAGAGTTGCAAAAAGTATATAATATGGATTTTAAAAAGAAAATAGATATGGATATTGGGCTTAAATACCAAGCTATGAAAGATAAGAAAATTGATGTTATGGTAATTTTTACAACAGATGGACAACTAGCAATATCTGATGTAGTTGTTTTAGAAGATGATAAAAAAATGTACCCATCATATAGGGCAGGAACAGTTATAAGAAGTGAAATTTTATCTAAATATCCAGAATTAAAACCAGTTTTAGAAAAATTAAATAATATCTTAGATGACAAGATAATGGCAGATTTGAATTATCAAGTTGAAAGTAAAGGAAAGAAACCAGAAGATGTAGCAAGAGAATATTTACAAGAAAAAGGTTTATTGGAGGCTAGATAA
- a CDS encoding glutathione peroxidase has product MKIYDFTVKNRKGEDISLENYKGKVLLIVNTATRCGFTPQYDELEALYSKYNKEGFEVLDFPCNQFGNQAPESDEEIHTFCQLNYKVKFDQFAKVEVNGENAIPLFKYLKEEKGFSGFDPKHKLTSVLTEILSKNDSDFAKKSDIKWNFTKFLVDKSGNVVARFEPTTSAEELEKEIKKLLEI; this is encoded by the coding sequence ATGAAAATTTATGATTTTACAGTAAAAAATAGAAAAGGTGAAGATATTTCTTTGGAAAACTATAAAGGAAAAGTCTTATTAATTGTTAATACTGCAACTAGATGTGGATTTACACCACAATATGATGAACTAGAAGCTTTATACTCAAAATATAATAAGGAAGGTTTTGAAGTTTTAGATTTTCCTTGTAATCAATTTGGTAATCAAGCACCAGAAAGTGATGAAGAAATCCATACTTTTTGTCAATTAAATTATAAAGTTAAATTTGACCAATTTGCAAAAGTTGAAGTTAATGGAGAAAATGCTATACCACTTTTTAAGTACTTAAAAGAAGAAAAAGGATTTTCTGGATTTGACCCTAAGCATAAACTAACTTCTGTATTAACGGAAATACTTTCAAAAAATGATTCAGATTTTGCTAAAAAATCTGATATAAAATGGAACTTTACTAAATTTTTAGTGGACAAGTCTGGAAATGTTGTAGCAAGATTTGAACCTACAACAAGTGCAGAAGAATTAGAAAAAGAAATAAAAAAATTGTTAGAAATATAA
- a CDS encoding ABC transporter ATP-binding protein — MIEFKNISKSYGNQEVIKDFNLTIECGTFLTIIGSSGSGKTTILKMINGLIKADKGEVLINDKNIQDEDLIELRRKIGYVIQGNILFPHLTVFDNIAYVLNLKKYDKKEIEKIVNEKMDMLNLSRDLKDRLPDELSGGQQQRVGIARALAASPDIILMDEPFGAVDAITRYQLQKDLKELHKKTEATIVFITHDITEALKLGTKVLVLDKGEIQQHDIPKNICSNPKNEFVKQLLKMAEM, encoded by the coding sequence ATGATAGAATTTAAAAATATTAGTAAGAGTTATGGAAATCAAGAAGTAATAAAAGATTTTAATTTGACTATTGAATGTGGAACATTTTTAACTATCATAGGTTCATCAGGTTCTGGTAAAACAACAATTTTAAAGATGATAAATGGTCTTATAAAGGCAGATAAAGGTGAAGTACTTATAAATGATAAAAATATTCAAGATGAGGATTTAATTGAACTTAGAAGAAAAATAGGCTATGTAATTCAAGGGAATATTTTATTTCCACATTTAACAGTTTTTGATAATATTGCTTATGTATTAAATTTAAAAAAATATGATAAAAAAGAAATTGAAAAGATAGTAAATGAAAAAATGGATATGTTAAATCTTTCAAGAGATTTAAAAGATAGATTACCAGATGAGCTGTCAGGTGGACAACAACAGAGAGTTGGAATAGCAAGAGCTTTGGCAGCAAGTCCTGATATAATATTGATGGATGAGCCATTTGGAGCAGTTGATGCTATCACAAGATATCAGTTACAAAAAGATTTAAAGGAATTACATAAAAAAACAGAAGCAACTATTGTTTTTATAACTCACGATATAACAGAGGCTTTAAAACTAGGAACAAAGGTTTTAGTATTAGATAAAGGAGAAATTCAACAACATGATATACCTAAAAATATTTGTTCTAATCCTAAAAATGAATTTGTGAAACAATTATTAAAAATGGCAGAGATGTAA
- a CDS encoding radical SAM protein: protein MGIRYSKVKGKFQREIVLLKSFPCAYGKCSFCNYIEDNSNNEEEINRVNLEVLKEITGEFGILEVINSGSVFEIPKKTLEKIREVVYKKDIKILYFEIFYSYLSRLNEIIDYFNEKKKVEVRFRTGIESFDNDFRKKIYNKNIFLDEKKLEELSEKIYSVCLLIATQGQTKEMIKKDIEIGLKYFKVITINVFVDNGTTVKRDIELVKWFIQDMKYLFDDDRIEILIDNKDLGVFEQ, encoded by the coding sequence ATGGGAATTAGGTATAGTAAAGTAAAAGGAAAATTTCAAAGGGAGATAGTTCTCTTAAAGTCTTTTCCCTGTGCTTATGGGAAATGTAGTTTTTGTAACTATATAGAGGATAATTCAAATAATGAAGAAGAAATCAATAGAGTTAATTTAGAAGTTTTAAAGGAAATAACAGGAGAGTTTGGTATTTTAGAAGTTATAAATTCTGGTTCTGTATTTGAAATTCCTAAAAAAACTTTGGAAAAAATTAGAGAAGTTGTTTATAAAAAAGATATAAAAATTTTATATTTTGAGATTTTTTATTCTTATCTTTCTCGTTTAAATGAAATTATTGACTATTTCAATGAAAAGAAAAAAGTTGAAGTTAGATTTAGAACAGGAATAGAAAGTTTTGATAATGATTTTAGAAAAAAAATCTATAATAAAAATATATTTTTAGATGAAAAGAAATTAGAAGAATTATCAGAAAAAATATATTCAGTTTGTCTACTGATAGCAACTCAGGGACAAACAAAAGAAATGATAAAAAAGGACATTGAAATTGGCTTAAAATATTTTAAAGTGATAACAATAAATGTTTTCGTAGATAATGGAACAACTGTGAAAAGAGATATTGAGCTTGTAAAATGGTTTATACAAGATATGAAATATCTTTTTGATGATGATAGAATTGAAATTTTAATAGATAATAAAGATTTGGGGGTTTTTGAGCAATGA
- a CDS encoding helix-turn-helix domain-containing protein, with product MKLNFLNIKTPKEIQLEIAKNVRKKRKELKLTQEEFSKKSGVSFGSIKRFENTGEISLFSLIKIAIILECEDEFLNLFQQKQYNSIEEIINEQD from the coding sequence ATGAAACTAAATTTTTTAAATATTAAAACACCAAAAGAAATACAATTAGAAATAGCAAAAAATGTTAGAAAAAAAAGAAAAGAATTAAAGTTGACACAAGAAGAGTTTTCAAAAAAATCGGGGGTGAGTTTTGGTTCAATAAAGCGTTTTGAAAATACTGGTGAAATTTCTCTTTTTTCTCTTATAAAAATTGCTATTATTTTAGAATGTGAAGATGAATTTTTAAACTTATTTCAGCAAAAACAATATAATTCTATTGAGGAGATAATAAATGAACAAGATTAA